The Kitasatospora paranensis genome has a window encoding:
- a CDS encoding cytochrome c oxidase subunit 3, whose product MSVVATATATETGHAHGAVNRPNLVSVGTIVWLSSELMFFAALFAMYFTLRSVKGSAFWTEKADALNVPFSSVNTTILVLSSLTCQLGVFAAERGDVKKLRSWFTITFVMGSIFIGGQIFEYTELVKNDGLSLSSDPYGTVFYLTTGFHGMHVTGGLIAFLLVLGRTYAAKRFTHEQATAAIVVSYYWHFVDVVWIGLFATIYLIK is encoded by the coding sequence ATGTCCGTCGTGGCGACAGCAACAGCAACAGAAACCGGACACGCGCACGGAGCGGTCAACAGGCCGAACCTGGTCAGCGTCGGAACCATCGTCTGGCTGAGCTCGGAGCTGATGTTCTTCGCGGCCCTGTTCGCGATGTACTTCACGCTCCGCTCGGTCAAGGGATCGGCGTTCTGGACCGAGAAGGCGGACGCCCTCAACGTGCCGTTCTCCTCGGTGAACACCACGATCCTGGTGCTCTCCTCCCTCACCTGCCAGCTCGGCGTCTTCGCCGCCGAGCGCGGTGACGTGAAGAAGCTCCGCTCGTGGTTCACGATCACCTTCGTGATGGGCTCGATCTTCATCGGCGGCCAGATCTTCGAGTACACCGAGCTGGTCAAGAACGACGGCCTCTCGCTCTCCTCGGACCCGTACGGCACGGTGTTCTACCTGACCACCGGCTTCCACGGCATGCACGTGACGGGTGGTCTGATCGCCTTCCTGCTGGTCCTGGGGCGGACGTACGCCGCCAAGCGGTTCACGCACGAGCAGGCCACCGCAGCGATCGTCGTGTCGTACTACTGGCACTTCGTCGACGTCGTGTGGATCGGCCTGTTCGCGACCATCTACCTGATCAAGTAA
- a CDS encoding ubiquinol-cytochrome c reductase iron-sulfur subunit, which produces MSDEKLPESHGSEGHEVAVHGDPFADPGLPAHEPRRTDIDERAAKRAERQVSLLFIVSMLATIGFIASYVIFDIDKIIYVFPLGHISALNFSLGLTLGVALFCIGAGAVHWARTLMSDHEIPAERHPIEADDEVRADVIEQFRTGAAESGFGRRKMLRNTLIGSMALVPLSGVVLLRDLGPLPEDKLQHTGWIAATPAKPIQLINMNTNEPMKPEDIVTGSLTFAKPEGLEESEEGFQEQIAKDALMIVRIAPEDLKDKTSAGLGFEGILAYSKICTHVGCPISLYEQQTHHALCPCHQSTFDLSDGARVIFGPAGHPLPQLKITTDEKGFLVATGDFAEPVGPSFWERA; this is translated from the coding sequence ATGTCTGACGAGAAGCTTCCGGAGTCGCACGGCTCCGAAGGGCACGAGGTCGCCGTTCACGGCGACCCGTTCGCCGACCCCGGGCTCCCCGCCCACGAGCCCCGCCGCACCGACATCGACGAGCGCGCCGCCAAGCGCGCCGAGCGGCAGGTCTCCCTGCTGTTCATCGTCTCGATGCTCGCGACCATCGGGTTCATCGCGTCGTACGTGATCTTCGACATCGACAAGATCATCTACGTCTTCCCGCTGGGCCACATCAGCGCGCTGAACTTCTCCCTGGGTCTGACCCTGGGCGTGGCGCTGTTCTGCATCGGCGCGGGCGCCGTCCACTGGGCGCGCACCCTGATGTCGGACCACGAGATCCCGGCCGAGCGCCACCCGATCGAGGCCGACGACGAGGTCCGCGCGGACGTCATCGAGCAGTTCAGGACGGGCGCCGCGGAGTCCGGCTTCGGCCGCCGCAAGATGCTCCGCAACACGCTGATCGGCTCGATGGCCCTGGTGCCGCTCTCCGGCGTCGTGCTGCTGCGCGACCTGGGCCCGCTGCCCGAGGACAAGCTGCAGCACACCGGCTGGATCGCGGCCACCCCGGCCAAGCCGATCCAGCTGATCAACATGAACACCAACGAGCCGATGAAGCCCGAGGACATCGTCACCGGCTCGCTGACGTTCGCCAAGCCCGAGGGTCTGGAGGAGTCCGAGGAGGGCTTCCAGGAGCAGATCGCGAAGGACGCCCTGATGATCGTCCGGATCGCTCCGGAGGACCTCAAGGACAAGACCTCCGCGGGCCTCGGCTTCGAGGGCATCCTCGCCTACTCGAAGATCTGCACCCACGTCGGCTGCCCGATCAGCCTGTACGAGCAGCAGACCCACCACGCGCTCTGCCCCTGTCACCAGTCGACCTTCGACCTGTCGGACGGCGCGCGCGTCATCTTCGGCCCGGCCGGGCACCCCCTGCCGCAGCTGAAGATCACCACTGACGAGAAGGGCTTCCTGGTCGCCACCGGCGACTTCGCGGAGCCCGTCGGCCCGAGCTTCTGGGAGCGCGCGTGA